The following coding sequences lie in one Thalassoglobus polymorphus genomic window:
- a CDS encoding RNA polymerase subunit sigma has product MSGPIVRTGATPEYWDNWDQIFGKKKKKAATKKKAAAKPAAEKPAKAQKKKPAKKKAKKK; this is encoded by the coding sequence ATGAGCGGTCCAATTGTACGCACCGGTGCCACCCCAGAATACTGGGATAATTGGGATCAGATTTTTGGTAAGAAAAAGAAAAAAGCAGCAACGAAAAAGAAAGCTGCCGCTAAGCCTGCTGCTGAAAAACCAGCAAAGGCTCAAAAGAAGAAACCGGCCAAAAAGAAAGCAAAGAAAAAGTAG
- a CDS encoding DUF6798 domain-containing protein yields MSLSTPKTEPHSPALAGVGFWSALLCAYGLLVLFSLLRVPIPGVNEPHYLCKAKHFWDPSWCSRDIFLTSSNPHLVFYATFGWLTKYFSLDTTAVMARVIGLVPLAVGWHLLCVRLSQSAWTSVVSLSIFFVLQSAGNWSGEWLVGGIESKVIAYGLLFWAISQVIILRFPSSALLAGLAISFHPVVGVWGTLATVMATFGFVLLSDKENIRKNVPGVKVWGLSMFLFLVAASPGLISAGMAVLNDDQEASRIATVLQVGHRLSHHLDPMKFPKVAYRYFAAMIFVWILFIPKREVRESDRWWNLLILSSLIIAACGVWIGWGPRPIKEMPGYVWRISALKFYPFRLADLMVPVALSIAVGKSFLSWIKKKFASPAKQTGSVICCTLLLTWSGLVIPGSEQNPSKMSVSKRQNWIEACQWIDDNTEKSALVYSFGNQWAVKWYCDRAEYVNYKDCPQDAKSIIAWNRRRWAIVLWKKQSFLDGRISSEELQELTKITEATIFICERLGPIDQKPDFQNSDFRVYVTGTDSSLAE; encoded by the coding sequence GTGTCGCTGTCGACTCCAAAAACCGAGCCTCATTCCCCGGCACTTGCCGGGGTTGGTTTTTGGTCGGCATTACTCTGCGCTTATGGCCTTCTTGTTCTGTTCTCTTTGCTGAGAGTTCCCATTCCGGGAGTCAACGAGCCGCACTACTTGTGCAAAGCCAAACACTTTTGGGATCCGAGTTGGTGCAGCCGGGACATCTTCCTGACTTCATCGAATCCGCATCTTGTCTTTTACGCCACATTCGGCTGGCTCACAAAATATTTCTCACTCGATACCACTGCGGTGATGGCAAGAGTTATTGGTCTCGTCCCGTTGGCGGTCGGTTGGCACCTCCTTTGTGTTCGACTGTCTCAAAGTGCGTGGACGTCGGTTGTTTCACTCAGCATCTTTTTCGTCTTGCAATCTGCTGGAAACTGGTCGGGCGAATGGCTTGTCGGCGGTATTGAATCGAAAGTGATCGCTTACGGTTTATTGTTCTGGGCCATTTCGCAGGTAATCATACTTCGATTTCCATCGAGCGCGCTTCTGGCTGGCTTAGCGATTTCCTTTCACCCAGTCGTGGGAGTTTGGGGAACACTCGCAACAGTCATGGCAACGTTCGGTTTTGTTCTGCTCAGCGATAAAGAAAACATCCGTAAGAATGTTCCCGGTGTGAAAGTGTGGGGGCTTTCGATGTTTCTCTTTCTTGTGGCTGCCAGCCCAGGCTTGATTTCCGCAGGAATGGCTGTGTTGAATGATGATCAGGAAGCTTCTCGAATCGCGACAGTTCTTCAAGTTGGGCATCGCCTTTCGCATCATCTGGACCCCATGAAATTTCCGAAGGTCGCCTATCGATACTTCGCTGCGATGATTTTCGTCTGGATACTTTTCATTCCAAAACGAGAAGTTCGCGAGAGCGATCGCTGGTGGAACCTGTTGATTCTTTCGAGTTTAATCATCGCCGCTTGCGGAGTTTGGATCGGTTGGGGACCACGCCCCATCAAAGAGATGCCCGGTTATGTATGGCGGATTTCGGCACTCAAGTTCTATCCCTTCCGTCTTGCCGATTTAATGGTTCCCGTTGCTCTCAGCATTGCCGTTGGGAAGTCATTTCTGAGCTGGATTAAGAAGAAATTCGCTTCGCCAGCCAAGCAGACCGGAAGCGTTATCTGCTGCACTCTTCTGCTGACGTGGAGTGGTCTCGTCATTCCCGGTTCCGAGCAAAACCCCAGCAAAATGTCTGTTTCCAAGCGACAGAACTGGATTGAAGCTTGCCAGTGGATTGATGACAACACCGAGAAATCGGCATTGGTTTACAGCTTCGGAAACCAATGGGCCGTGAAGTGGTATTGTGACCGGGCTGAGTACGTCAACTACAAAGACTGTCCACAGGATGCGAAATCAATTATCGCCTGGAACCGCCGCCGCTGGGCGATTGTCCTTTGGAAAAAGCAATCCTTTCTCGATGGTCGAATCTCAAGCGAAGAGTTGCAAGAACTCACAAAGATCACTGAAGCCACGATTTTCATCTGCGAGCGACTCGGGCCGATTGATCAAAAGCCAGATTTTCAAAACAGCGACTTTCGAGTTTACGTAACGGGAACTGACTCTTCGTTAGCAGAGTGA
- a CDS encoding xanthine dehydrogenase family protein molybdopterin-binding subunit, which produces MMSESHGSITLKHHIHEYQVIGTRPVRHDGADKVTGRAQYGSDVRLSGMLQGFILRSPIAHGKILSLDTTEAENFPGVHAVVTGADLPAASDRVAELGEGSVNLRHLSANVLAKDKVLYQGHAIAAVAADNIHIAEEAAKLIKIEFEKLPVELDVRHAMQTDAAVLNDDVRTVEFGETIFDSPTNVAAKYVYEQGDPEDAFSKADVVIEKEFRTATVHQGYIEPHTSTALWHGDGRCTVWTSTQGAFSVRHQLAELLEIPLTWIKVVPTEIGGGFGGKISVYEQPVALLLSKKSSRPVQVTMNRTDVFQATGPTPGSYIRVKLGADSNGKLIAADAYLAYEAGAYPGSPVNAGCMCILACYDIPNARVEGYDVCVNKPRTNAYRAPGSTNAAFAVEAVVDEIAEKLSVDPLQFRIDNAAKEGTRRPDGVVYPKIGLVECLEAIRDSDHYKSKLEGPNRGRGVGSGFWFNAGLKSSVTVNVNSDGRVSLIEGSTDIGGTRTSLSMQLAETLGIAAEDVQPIVADTDSVGYTDVTGGSRVTLATGMAVHEAGLKIRDQMCERAARIWECDVTDVRYEDDGTIAGPDGKQMSFVELANKIIATGESITASASISAPASSNAFGVHCADIEVDPDTGKVEILRYTAAQDAGTAIHPAYVEGQIQGGVAQGVGWGLNEEYVYNKDGLLMNANFLDYRMPTCFDLPNIDAIIVEVPNPDHPYGVRGVGEVPICPPPATLNAAIHNAVGVRMNELPMSPPRVLHELLKNS; this is translated from the coding sequence ATGATGTCGGAAAGTCACGGTTCAATCACCCTTAAGCACCACATTCACGAGTATCAGGTGATCGGAACTCGTCCAGTTCGCCATGATGGGGCGGACAAAGTGACCGGGCGGGCTCAATACGGTTCAGATGTCCGGCTTTCCGGAATGTTGCAAGGGTTTATTCTGCGTAGCCCGATCGCTCATGGAAAAATTCTCTCCCTCGACACAACCGAAGCAGAAAATTTCCCCGGTGTCCATGCCGTCGTGACTGGTGCGGATCTTCCCGCAGCGAGTGACCGAGTCGCTGAACTGGGTGAAGGGTCTGTCAATTTGCGGCATTTGAGCGCAAACGTCCTCGCGAAGGATAAGGTCCTTTACCAGGGGCATGCGATTGCTGCGGTGGCGGCAGACAATATTCATATCGCTGAAGAAGCTGCAAAGCTGATCAAAATTGAATTTGAAAAGCTGCCGGTCGAACTCGACGTGCGGCATGCTATGCAAACGGATGCTGCTGTCCTCAACGATGATGTGCGAACTGTCGAATTCGGCGAGACCATTTTTGATTCTCCGACGAACGTCGCTGCCAAATATGTTTATGAGCAGGGAGACCCAGAAGACGCTTTCTCGAAGGCAGACGTTGTCATCGAAAAAGAGTTTCGGACAGCGACCGTTCACCAAGGATACATCGAGCCTCACACTTCAACTGCTTTGTGGCATGGGGATGGTCGCTGTACTGTCTGGACCAGTACACAGGGAGCCTTCAGCGTTCGGCATCAGCTTGCTGAGTTGCTCGAAATTCCTCTGACATGGATCAAGGTGGTCCCGACAGAAATTGGTGGCGGATTTGGTGGGAAGATCTCTGTCTATGAGCAACCGGTGGCTCTGTTGCTCTCAAAGAAATCGAGTCGGCCCGTTCAGGTCACAATGAACAGGACCGATGTGTTTCAAGCGACCGGCCCGACACCCGGTTCATATATCCGCGTCAAGCTCGGAGCTGACTCGAACGGCAAACTTATAGCGGCTGATGCTTATCTCGCTTATGAAGCGGGGGCCTATCCCGGTTCGCCAGTCAATGCTGGTTGCATGTGCATCCTCGCCTGCTACGACATTCCGAACGCGCGTGTTGAAGGGTACGACGTCTGCGTCAATAAGCCTCGCACAAATGCCTACCGCGCACCTGGCTCGACGAACGCTGCCTTCGCAGTTGAGGCGGTTGTTGATGAAATCGCGGAAAAGCTGAGCGTTGATCCACTTCAGTTCCGTATTGATAACGCTGCCAAAGAAGGAACACGCCGTCCAGATGGTGTGGTCTATCCGAAAATTGGTCTCGTAGAATGCCTCGAAGCAATCAGGGACAGCGACCATTACAAATCCAAACTGGAAGGTCCAAATCGTGGACGCGGAGTCGGTTCCGGATTCTGGTTCAACGCGGGACTGAAATCGAGCGTCACAGTCAACGTGAACTCGGACGGGAGAGTCTCATTGATTGAAGGCTCAACAGACATTGGCGGGACACGAACATCTCTTTCGATGCAGCTTGCAGAAACGCTTGGAATCGCTGCGGAAGATGTGCAGCCGATTGTCGCAGATACAGACAGTGTCGGCTACACGGATGTCACAGGCGGTAGTCGGGTGACCTTGGCGACAGGCATGGCTGTTCATGAAGCGGGCTTGAAAATTCGTGATCAAATGTGTGAGCGAGCAGCTCGGATCTGGGAATGTGACGTGACCGATGTTCGCTATGAAGACGACGGAACGATCGCTGGCCCCGATGGAAAACAGATGTCCTTTGTTGAACTCGCGAATAAAATCATCGCAACCGGGGAATCGATTACGGCCTCAGCGAGCATTAGCGCTCCCGCTTCAAGCAATGCTTTTGGCGTCCATTGTGCCGATATCGAAGTTGATCCAGACACCGGGAAGGTCGAAATCTTGCGATACACCGCAGCACAGGACGCCGGGACAGCGATTCACCCAGCTTATGTCGAAGGACAAATTCAGGGTGGAGTGGCTCAAGGCGTTGGCTGGGGGTTGAACGAGGAGTATGTCTACAACAAAGATGGCCTGCTCATGAATGCCAACTTCCTCGACTATCGCATGCCGACCTGTTTCGACTTACCGAACATCGACGCCATCATCGTGGAAGTTCCGAATCCCGATCATCCTTACGGCGTTCGCGGAGTCGGTGAAGTTCCGATCTGTCCTCCGCCAGCAACTCTCAATGCAGCCATCCACAACGCTGTCGGAGTCCGCATGAACGAACTCCCGATGTCCCCACCAAGGGTTCTGCACGAACTGTTGAAGAACTCTTAG
- a CDS encoding amidohydrolase, with amino-acid sequence MNQICLSLSLFLVSCLPVYAAAPDIVFVNGKIVTVDDDFSIAEAFAIEDDRIVGVGSNADILKLKTETSKVVDLQGRTVLPGLIDSHVHPTGASMFEFDHPVPVMETMDDVLQYIRERTQVVEKGKWISLSQVFITRLREQRYPTRAELDEAAPDHPVYFRTGPDAALNSLALAANKIDKEFKVPEGNGAIVERDESGEPTGVIRKAGSLVKRGETGEKKPTDIDRKNRLKELLADYNKVGLTSISDRNTSASGMGLYQELKGAGELTCRVYAYRAFSASGTSESIADRMKRLADDPLHAYNNMLWSRGIKLFLDGGMLTGSAYMREPWGVSEIYSITDPNYRGTKYIEADRLYEIAKLALENDLQITAHSVGDGAVHALVDAYERVNSDDFPVRDGRPCITHCNFMSADAIDRMAKIGIVADLQPAWLLLDGATLQKQFGDKRTEYFQPYQTLFQKNVVVGGGSDHMQKIGGLRSVNPYNPFLGMWITLTRQPRWTDQPLHPEQRINREQAIRLYTINNAYLTFEEKEKGSLESGKLADFIILKQDILECRVEEIKEIEVKETWLGGKRVY; translated from the coding sequence GTGAATCAAATTTGTCTCAGTCTGTCGTTGTTTCTTGTGAGCTGTCTTCCGGTCTATGCAGCTGCGCCAGACATCGTTTTTGTGAATGGAAAAATTGTCACCGTCGACGACGATTTCTCAATCGCTGAAGCGTTCGCAATTGAGGATGATCGAATTGTTGGAGTCGGTTCAAACGCCGACATTCTTAAGCTGAAAACCGAGACCTCAAAGGTTGTCGATCTGCAAGGCAGAACGGTTCTTCCAGGTTTGATCGACTCGCATGTTCATCCGACGGGCGCGTCGATGTTTGAGTTCGATCATCCCGTACCTGTCATGGAAACGATGGATGATGTCCTTCAATATATCCGCGAGCGAACACAAGTTGTCGAGAAGGGAAAGTGGATTTCCCTGTCGCAAGTTTTTATTACACGCTTGCGAGAACAACGATATCCAACACGCGCAGAATTGGATGAGGCGGCCCCCGATCATCCGGTCTATTTTCGCACCGGTCCCGACGCGGCACTCAACTCCCTCGCGTTGGCAGCCAACAAGATCGACAAAGAATTCAAAGTTCCTGAAGGGAACGGTGCCATCGTTGAGCGTGATGAATCGGGGGAGCCGACTGGTGTCATTCGCAAGGCGGGTTCGTTAGTGAAGCGGGGAGAGACTGGAGAAAAGAAACCGACGGACATCGACCGGAAGAACCGGCTTAAAGAACTTCTCGCTGACTACAACAAAGTCGGTCTGACGAGTATTTCCGACCGGAACACATCGGCGAGCGGCATGGGGTTGTATCAAGAACTTAAAGGGGCTGGCGAGCTGACTTGTCGCGTCTATGCGTATCGCGCGTTCAGTGCCAGCGGAACCAGCGAATCGATTGCGGACCGCATGAAACGACTGGCTGATGACCCTCTTCACGCGTACAACAACATGCTCTGGTCTCGCGGAATCAAGCTGTTTCTGGACGGCGGAATGCTGACAGGAAGTGCCTACATGCGAGAGCCCTGGGGCGTCAGCGAGATCTACTCGATCACTGATCCCAACTATCGTGGCACAAAATATATTGAAGCGGACCGGCTCTATGAAATCGCAAAACTCGCGTTAGAAAACGATCTTCAAATTACAGCTCACTCTGTTGGCGATGGAGCGGTTCACGCTCTTGTGGATGCTTACGAAAGAGTGAACTCGGACGACTTTCCGGTTCGAGACGGCCGACCTTGCATCACACATTGCAACTTTATGAGTGCGGATGCAATCGACCGAATGGCGAAAATTGGCATCGTTGCCGACCTGCAGCCAGCGTGGTTGCTCCTCGATGGAGCCACCCTCCAAAAGCAGTTTGGCGATAAGAGGACAGAATACTTTCAGCCGTACCAGACTCTCTTTCAGAAGAATGTCGTCGTTGGTGGCGGGTCAGATCACATGCAGAAAATCGGAGGTCTACGATCAGTGAACCCTTACAATCCGTTTCTGGGCATGTGGATTACACTTACTCGTCAACCACGCTGGACGGACCAACCTCTTCATCCCGAGCAACGAATCAATCGCGAACAAGCGATTCGTCTTTACACAATCAATAATGCGTATCTCACTTTCGAAGAGAAGGAAAAAGGCTCCCTTGAATCGGGTAAGCTCGCCGACTTCATTATCCTCAAGCAAGATATTCTTGAGTGTCGCGTTGAAGAGATCAAAGAGATTGAAGTCAAGGAGACGTGGCTCGGCGGGAAGCGAGTTTATTAA